Proteins encoded by one window of Melanotaenia boesemani isolate fMelBoe1 chromosome 10, fMelBoe1.pri, whole genome shotgun sequence:
- the ppp1r32 gene encoding LOW QUALITY PROTEIN: protein phosphatase 1 regulatory subunit 32 (The sequence of the model RefSeq protein was modified relative to this genomic sequence to represent the inferred CDS: deleted 2 bases in 1 codon), with protein MAEQKKIVMPTVGATGGRQLSSNEIYNESYRESNGGSTDRMTGHASGTDLTSNQRPAAYKPSLNLTDSPQFGCVVYVSMLSLSNSFLSQTEQDNQLHAHSGFLPNLIKTHKLPSALESFNNSTCGEKVLPDQVMGSKPKTGFTEGTDLQLYTFKEKTSNTVEPHQIYSSMMKTDFIPLPLQQSTEVIPGLCSRSCRESGYTRGVVAPFAWPSSLLPSPQTKSSAPTVKTTGKREPTGFLQNVPRNQVFPKTPFELSHFITHYQIT; from the exons ATGGCTGAGCAGAAGAAGATTGTCATGCCGACTGTTGGAGCAACTGGCGGAAGACAACTGAGCAGCAATGAAATCTACAATGAGTCTTATAGGGAGTCTAATGGTGGAAGTACAG ACAGGATGACTGGACATGCCAGTGGGACAGATTTGACATCAAACCAAAGACCAGCTGCATACAAGCCCAGTTTGAACCTCACTGACAGCCCTCAGTTTGG gtgtgttgtttatgtttccATGCTCTCATTATCCAACAGTTTCTTGTCTCAAACTGAACAAGACAATCAGCTTCACGCTCACTCGGGATTTTTGCCAAACCTTATTAA AACCCACAAACTTCCATCCGCTCTGGAGTCATTCAACAACAGCACCTGTGGAGAAAAGG TTCTTCCAGACCAGGTGATGGGTTCAAAACCAAAGACAGGTTTCACTGAGGGGACAGACCTGCAGTTATACACCTTCAAGGAGAAAACCAGCAACACA GTGGAACCTCATCAGATTTACAGCTCCATGATGAAGACTGATTTCATTCCTCTACCTCTTCAGCAG AGTACGGAGGTGATACCTGGCCTGTGCAGCCGATCATGTCGAGAATCAGGATACACACGAGGAGTCGTCGCTCCTTTTGCTTGGCCA AGCTCTCTCCTGCCATCACCCCAGACTAAAAGCAGTGCACCAACTGTGAAGACCACTGGAAAAAGG GAACCCACTGGATTTCTTCAAAATGTTCCAAGAAATCAAGTTTTCCCTAAAACACCTTTTGAGTTGTCACACTTTATTACACATTATCAAATCACGTAA